From Candidatus Acidulodesulfobacterium acidiphilum, a single genomic window includes:
- a CDS encoding 3'-5' exonuclease → MENKTAVIFDTETTGFTQPVLIEAAGIIINGNPLNEQDDTFVKRYNPGKPISFGAMAIHNILDCELKDCPPASEFKLPDNTAYIIGHNIDYDWQVIGKPQVKRIDTLAMAKKIWQGFDSYNLSALTYALTEPERRPEVRKILVDRHNALTDAKLCLDILRLILKEKPELTSWGSIWKFSEEARIPDTMPFGKHKGMPIKDVPKDYKEWLKGQPDIDEYLLKALVS, encoded by the coding sequence ATGGAAAATAAAACCGCCGTAATATTCGATACCGAAACAACCGGCTTTACCCAGCCTGTTTTAATAGAAGCCGCAGGTATTATTATTAACGGCAATCCTTTAAACGAACAGGACGATACTTTCGTCAAACGCTATAATCCCGGCAAGCCTATTTCTTTCGGCGCTATGGCTATTCATAATATATTGGACTGCGAATTAAAAGATTGCCCTCCCGCATCCGAATTTAAGCTTCCGGATAATACTGCCTATATAATAGGGCATAACATAGATTACGACTGGCAGGTAATAGGAAAACCTCAAGTCAAAAGAATAGACACGCTTGCAATGGCAAAAAAAATATGGCAAGGTTTTGATTCTTATAATTTATCGGCATTGACGTATGCATTGACGGAACCTGAACGGAGGCCGGAAGTAAGAAAAATTCTTGTCGACAGACATAATGCGCTGACCGATGCAAAACTTTGCTTGGATATTTTACGTTTAATATTAAAAGAAAAACCGGAATTAACTTCATGGGGTTCTATTTGGAAGTTTTCCGAAGAAGCACGCATACCCGATACTATGCCGTTCGGTAAACATAAAGGGATGCCTATTAAAGACGTGCCTAAAGATTATAAAGAATGGTTAAAAGGACAGCCGGATATAGACGAATATTTATTGAAAGCTCTAGTATCATAA
- a CDS encoding dUTP diphosphatase, whose protein sequence is MFSDFYLNIELFHPEAVMPKRAIQGDAGLDLFVCEKTILKPNVLISAHTGIKIEFPAGYAAIIKEKSGLALKAIEIKAGVIDHEYRGEIIVLTKNMSKDIITLLPCQKIAQMLIVPVWTGEPNLVHKVDEDTDRKDGGFGSTGL, encoded by the coding sequence ATGTTTTCAGATTTTTATTTAAATATTGAACTGTTCCATCCGGAAGCCGTAATGCCTAAGAGGGCTATTCAAGGCGATGCGGGATTAGACCTGTTTGTCTGCGAAAAGACCATACTAAAACCGAATGTTTTAATTTCGGCGCATACTGGAATCAAAATTGAATTTCCTGCGGGTTATGCGGCGATTATAAAAGAAAAATCGGGTTTGGCGTTAAAAGCAATAGAAATTAAAGCTGGAGTTATAGATCATGAATACAGGGGGGAAATAATCGTTTTAACGAAAAATATGTCTAAGGATATTATTACGTTACTGCCTTGCCAAAAAATAGCCCAGATGTTAATAGTTCCGGTATGGACGGGAGAGCCTAACCTAGTACATAAGGTCGATGAAGATACCGATAGAAAAGACGGCGGATTCGGTTCTACAGGGTTATAA
- a CDS encoding nitroreductase, protein MDLSDIIESRRAYRSLEKTEISEDLIKTLAQSASLSASCYNHQPWKFVFVYEDTVLKELKTALAKGNAWAQNASMIIAVLSKAADDCVLDYRKYYLFDTGMASAFLILKATELGYVAHPIAGYNPEIVKGVIKSPEDMEVVTLIIFGKHKEDIDPVLSEKQRNDEIKRPQRKSLGEYACLNKYCL, encoded by the coding sequence ATGGACTTATCAGATATAATAGAATCAAGAAGAGCTTACAGGTCGTTGGAAAAAACCGAAATAAGCGAAGACCTTATAAAGACGCTAGCCCAGTCGGCTTCGCTTTCGGCATCCTGTTATAATCATCAGCCATGGAAGTTTGTGTTCGTTTATGAAGATACGGTTCTTAAAGAATTGAAAACAGCTCTTGCGAAAGGCAACGCTTGGGCGCAGAACGCTTCTATGATAATAGCAGTTTTATCTAAAGCAGCCGACGACTGCGTCCTTGATTATAGAAAATATTATCTTTTCGACACGGGAATGGCTTCTGCTTTTCTTATTCTCAAGGCTACCGAACTCGGTTACGTCGCACATCCTATAGCAGGTTATAACCCTGAGATAGTTAAGGGAGTTATAAAATCTCCGGAAGACATGGAAGTTGTTACTCTTATTATATTCGGCAAGCATAAAGAAGATATTGATCCGGTTTTAAGCGAAAAACAGAGAAACGACGAAATTAAACGTCCTCAGCGCAAATCGTTAGGCGAATATGCCTGTCTTAACAAATATTGTTTGTAA